The genomic region CGTGATGGATGAGTTGCGCGACTACCGCTTTTACGCCGACGACATGGTTCATTTGTCTAAAACCGCCGAAGACTACATCTTTGAGCGCATGGTAGACACCTACTGCGACGAAAAGACCCGCGCAGACATCGCCCGCGTGGAAAAATTCCTGAAAATGGCGAGTCACCACATTAAAGACGAAAGCTCTCCCGCCACCGCAGAATTCCAGAAAAAGCTCGCCGCGCAGGCGGCAGAACTTGAAAAGCAAATTCCCGGACTTGACCTAGCGCAAGAAAAAGACAACCGCAAAAAACTCTGCTAAGAACGCTTCGACCGGCTAAAACTGCCTAGCGGGTATTTTGCCACCAGGGCCGCGGCTTTATTGCCAAGGAACTGGATGACCTCTACCATAACGATGATGATTATAACCGATTCAATCATCACATCGGTGCGGAATCGCTGGTAGCCGTAGCGAATGGCTAGGTCGCCAAGGCCTCCCCCGCCAATAGCGCCCGCCATCGCAGAATAGCCAATCAGCGTAATAATCGTCAATGTAACGCCCGAAATAATCGACGGAAGCGCCTCGGGAATCATCACCTTCCGCACAACCTGCCGCTTGGAAGCGCCCATAGCAACCGCCGCCTGAATGACGCCCTTGTCCACCTCGTTCAACGCAGTCTCGGTCAGACGCGCAATAAAGGGAGCCGCCGCAACAGAAAGCGGAATAATCGTCGCCTCC from uncultured Fibrobacter sp. harbors:
- a CDS encoding methionine ABC transporter permease, with the translated sequence MSPITELVLQSTWETIVMVFFSTLFAVLLGFPLGIFLFVTSPRGIAPKIVPYQLISRIVNTLRSFPFVILMIVMFPLSRVVLGTAIGTEATIIPLSVAAAPFIARLTETALNEVDKGVIQAAVAMGASKRQVVRKVMIPEALPSIISGVTLTIITLIGYSAMAGAIGGGGLGDLAIRYGYQRFRTDVMIESVIIIIVMVEVIQFLGNKAAALVAKYPLGSFSRSKRS